The region gttgctccttgagctgttttctggaggtaggagaaggtgaggctagctccctccttcctatatgatctggtctagtctaATAGGAGCGATCCCccatgcatgggtgccccggggggcttatataggcctgccacCCAGGGATAcagtggtaatccggctgggcgcgggtcccagccatctgtctctcaggtcgccgtcttctctgccgactgctggggcccgccgactggtgggccccgccgacaggcctggtactgtagtcgtgcttccaatgacgcgggcttggtcatggggtcgtggcaacagtgccgccgcctggcggatgatcactgtcgccattccccgtcttgtctggttaatggcgtgcggggcccgtgggaggggccggccgactccagggggccgactcccacgggtccgtctttgtggtgctctcgccgtcttctgttcctcccgctgacgggcgggtcccgccatctctgggccgtacaggtaagccgtcgtgggcacagtgcgccgcccacgggggctgaggtcagggcgggcatgacaacagtgccgcgccacgatgaagatctccagcgatacggtgcactgtagccatgccagtccTTCGTAAGCGGGGCAGGGACGGCCACGCAGTGACTGTACCCCGCCCCGcccatcgtggcgaaggcagggGCGGTCGGAGTCGCGGGCCAACTCCCGTAGTCGGTTTATCTTAAAGTCGTTCCTGGGACTCGGCCGCCAGGGATAgtcggagtcgcgggccgactccccatagccggcttctctggaagccgccaacAGGAGTCAACATATCTCGaagccgtccctgggactcggcagtgAGGGACAGTCGGCAGCCTTGCCGccgactcccaggaggcggctccttatcgcggagtcttgaggggcgcagtctgccccgatgttttgaaaggttctggggctcgggttagcctacccgtggcccattactccgacattgaTTATCatttcatgataccgtatcatattaaatgatgtgctactttgtgttATGCATGGTAATAAATATAGTATtctatgataccaacatatgatattttgcattacggatgtagtatcatacactagtatcatatgcatgatactggtATGTGATACTCCCCATTATAACCAGCCAGGTCAAGGAATTGGGCAATACCACAAGGAAAATTCAATTCTTATGTAATGGTTTTACAAAATCCGTGCGTACTACTCTCATTTAACTGCTCCCATGTTTTTAGCCAACCAATGAACTAGTGCGTAGAAGTTTTTGTAGAACCTGTACATATAAATAGCGTTGCTCATGCTACAATTACGGATAGATTTAAACTTACAAACTTGCTCTGTAGAGAAATATATGACCTTCATaaataaatataagacgttttagatcactAAAAACTAGTAGTGatttaaaacgtcttatatttctttacaaagcgAGTACACGGTAACATTTGGTTAAAAATCAGGAGGCCCACACAGTATAATTTAGGATTATCGTAAGCTTAAAATTATAGCCAATTTTTGTGAAGTTTGCACCTTCGACTCGAAACGTTCGCGCGCGCATGCTGGTTTGACGCCTCAATCCGCTCACGACGACGCTGACTGCCTGACTGGACATGACCTTCGTGGCTGGACCTTACCCGCGGTGAGGCTGGCGCCACCTGCAGGCTtcggcgccgccgccggacacaGCATGACCCATGCATCCATCATGTGCTACCGGTATCACTATCAGATTTGTTCTGCATCCATCATGACGTTTCGCTGTACATAAAACACTTGAAAATGATATGACTAAACAAAAGGATACCGACCTCCGCTATTTTGATGTATGTGGCAACTAATACGTGTGGGCGTATTTTATTGCCTTGCTAATCAACAAATGGCAACAATAATATAATCTTGCACTTATCTGGCAAGCACCTCTTGCGTACAAAATTCGTTAGCGTGCCGCGCATGGGCATCTCATCCCATGCCGTCAGATCTCCTGGACATTGACAAACATTGATGCACGATGGTTGTTCATGCATGCATTCGCTTTGATGGCCATGATATCGTCCGCAAATTGTGTGCCGTTTTCTTAATGACAGCTATGTCAGTTCACCACGATCCATACAGGATTATATTTGATCCAAATGATTATAGACTTTGTCGCTTACAACGTGTTCGCTACAGCGAGAGCGATGGAGCACTCCTTACTGAACTTGGAGTCCTCGTCGGCCAGCGGCGAACTCACGCCCAGCTCGCGAAACCCTTCCTCGCAGGTCTGTGGCGCGTCCGCAGCGGCGCTGAGGTTCGTCAGGGCGTCCTGCAACTTCCCCGACGAGATGCCCCTCGCCGCCGCGTCGAGCTGGTCCACGGCGCTCGAGTACAGCTCGTCGCAGTCGGCGAGCGGCCCCTGGATCCTCTTGTCGTCCCCTTTCGATGCCTTGATGGTCGCGATGCGCCTGCCGGTGCTCACGGCCGCCGCTCGGATGATCTTCGTGGCGATGACGGCCAGGCCGCGCTTGTCCGCGGTGGCGCTGCCCTTGCACGCCTGGAAGAACTTGACGCAGTAGTCGTAGCCGACGTCCTTGTTACTCGCGCTGACCGACTTGCAGGTGTCGTCCAGAGTGGAGACGGCGCTGgacgagacgaggaggaagaggaggaggacggcgagctGGGAGAGAGCTTGGCAAGGCCTCATCATCTTTGCGCTGGTTTTAGTGGTGGTTGTGTCAGACGTTTTGTCTTTTGAACGTGGAGGGAGACGACATCacgatatatatatagagagagagagacgtaggGAGGATCCTCTAGGAAATGAAATTCAGGTGGCGTCTGCTGGATGGGAAATTCGGGTATGATTAACTGTAGACGCCGGGGGCGTGGACCTCATCGTGGAGCTCGGTGACTGCGACTCCGGCGCTGCTGCTACGCCGGCTGGGCTAGTCGTGTAGGTAACTGAATAACTGATTAGATGGAGGAGGACGAAGCAAATCTCTGGACGACAAAGCTCAAATTTAAGTGCTAAGAGTAATAACAATGTAACTGTACTGTAATTATAACAGGGATGGACTGAGTACTGTACCTGTTGCTTGAACGGGTAATGTCTTCAAAATCTTAACTGCAACATTAACATCAAGTGCAATATCTGATTATTAGACGGAAATTATGGTTGTTTTATAATATAAACCACTACCTAGCTTTTTTTTTCCTTCTGAAATTGAGTTAAAACCTATTATCTTTATCTCTTTTGCAGCTTCTGATTTCGATGATCAGGATTACCGTCTAACCCGGCCGGTCTGCAGATGACGTGGGTTGGAAGTATGCAAAAGTTGAACTATAATGCACATGTACTGATGTACATGAAAGATGACGTACGAGAACAAAATTAGTAGATGCACTTTCATAATCATCCAAATACGTATTTGATAGAGAAAATGGACTAAATTAAATGGGTTTGGTGTTCTGTTAGGGTGTATACCTGATAGTGAATTTTTTGAGGAAAAACCTGATGGTAAATTCGTGACGAGATGGCGTGTCACGGTCATGCCCCAATCCCGATCGCACTCAGCAGCCTGACTTGCCTCATTGCCTGAGCGTTGGCGCCGCTGCCGTGCAAGTCGATCCTGACTGCTTGGCGTTGCGCCGCTAGGTGCCGTGCGGCCGCCTCCTGGCTGATGGACTTGGCCTCTCGTCAGATAGCGATCGATCGGAAGCAATCAAACCAGCGGACCGATCGGAGAAGGAAATGACCAATGTAACCCGGGCTCGAAGCCCGAAACTGTATCGAGCATCACACATTGTAGTGAGAGGGCAAACCAGTAATATTCTCATCCGGCATGTACATTCTCATCCGGCAAGACAAGTGTGGCTGCATGTAAACATGGACAGATGGAGTATTTCCATTCTATAAGCTTTAGAAAAAAAAGGAAATCACAAAATTAATTCTATAAGCTCGATAATAATTCAATTCTATAAGAAAACAGGATTTTCCTCCAAACATACTTGCAAAGTTCACTGATCTGGAATTGCAGGTTCCAAGAGTTTATTGGTCGATCCAAATGATCATGGACTCGAAGCCAGAGCTGTTACCAGGTTCACACATCCTCGGCGGCTAGCTAGCTACAACATGGTCGTTATGGCGAGAGCGATAGAGCAGCCCTTGGAGAACTCGGCGTCCTCGGCGGCCAGCGGCGACACGACACCCAGCTCGCGGAACCTTTCCTCGCAGGTGTCGGTGCCCAATATCACGCCTGTGAGGTTCATCTTCGCCTTCTGCAAATTACCCGACTTGACGCCCTCCGCCGCGGCTTCGAGCCATTTCAGCGCGTTCTTGTAGTGCATGCGGCAGCCGGAGAGGCGCCCGCTGACCTTCTTGTCCGTCCCCGAGGCCTTGAGGGCATCGATCCGCTTCCGGATGTTCGCGGCCTCTTCTCGGGTGATCTTAGTGGCGATGACGACAAGGCCGCGCCTGTCCGCGGTCGCACTGGCGTTGTCGGCCTGGAAGAACTTGATGCAGTAGTCGTAGCCGATGTCCTTCTTGCTTGCGCCGATGGACCTGCATGTATCGTCTAGAGTGGAAGCCTCGGAGGAaacgagggcgaagaggaggacgaggagacagGAGGGAGCTTGCCAATGCCTCATCATGGTTTTTTTCGGCACGATTGTCGTATATGTCTTGTTGTTTATAACAAATCATATGCGGATGGTGCATATATATAGCCATGATTGATACAAAAATACCTCATGAGTATATCAATCTTCCAATTAATTTGAACAAACCAATGAAAAAGGTATGTAttgcaaaaaatattatgttttgcTATTAATAAATTACTcccccgatccatattaattgtcgccgaTTTAGTCCAAAGTTGTATTAAATCACCGAGAATTAATATGGAACATTACTTTCATCGATCCATGTTAACTGTTGCTCATTTAAAATAAAGTTGTACTGAATCACTCAGAATTAATATGGATCGAAGGGAGTAATTGTATTCCTTTTTGGACTCAAGTTATTCCTAATAAAACTTGGGGGTGTTTATGCCAAAAATATTGGGATGCCCAACTCAAAAAGAAAATTTGGGAGGGGAAGGGCGTTGCGGCATTTCCTATTTCTTGCATTCCGAATGCCGAGCGAGCAACGGAAACAGGCAGGGCCATTGAACTGTACACTGGTTCCCCGGTTTTGGGATCCTTCTGGAAGTTCCCGTCTGATTTctattgtttttattttatttttctgcttttttttgatttttcttcagCTTCTTTTTTTCTATCTCAAAATGTTTCCCTTTTCAGAAATTATTTGATATTTCAAAAAATGTCGTGTTCttgaatattggtttgaattttgaaaaatgttctaaGTTTTAAAATTTGTTTGAAAATTAAGAAAAAACGTGTTTCAAAATAGTTTGGGAAATTCAAAACTCAAAACATGATCATgttttccaaaaaaatgttcccctTTTCCATAAAATCCAAAATTTGGATAAATATCTTgatttttcaaaaatcaaaaattaGAAGAAAAAGTTTGACTTTCCAAAATATGTCATCTTTTCGCTACAATTCCCGCTCCGGCGCcattggggaccggcaagtcgcaagttcacacctcgaaggcgtcattctggcaaacctagataaggacaacttcctcgtgccttactttcccgagtaagtcatcccctcaccgccccgtaacatatgatttcttagatttcgatcgttctttttttttctaacatttcgtgttctgtgcagtgacacacattgcacactcatcctcttaagcccgaaatattccgcgGCCACCTATTTCGACCCGGACAGTGACTCCAAGAtacacta is a window of Triticum dicoccoides isolate Atlit2015 ecotype Zavitan chromosome 2B, WEW_v2.0, whole genome shotgun sequence DNA encoding:
- the LOC119368319 gene encoding putative invertase inhibitor, which codes for MMRPCQALSQLAVLLLFLLVSSSAVSTLDDTCKSVSASNKDVGYDYCVKFFQACKGSATADKRGLAVIATKIIRAAAVSTGRRIATIKASKGDDKRIQGPLADCDELYSSAVDQLDAAARGISSGKLQDALTNLSAAADAPQTCEEGFRELGVSSPLADEDSKFSKECSIALAVANTL
- the LOC119368320 gene encoding pectinesterase inhibitor 12-like encodes the protein MMRHWQAPSCLLVLLFALVSSEASTLDDTCRSIGASKKDIGYDYCIKFFQADNASATADRRGLVVIATKITREEAANIRKRIDALKASGTDKKVSGRLSGCRMHYKNALKWLEAAAEGVKSGNLQKAKMNLTGVILGTDTCEERFRELGVVSPLAAEDAEFSKGCSIALAITTML